A stretch of the Coprobacillus cateniformis genome encodes the following:
- the miaA gene encoding tRNA (adenosine(37)-N6)-dimethylallyltransferase MiaA — protein sequence MTRVIVVIGPTSVGKTRMGVELAKAMNGEVISGDSMQIYKGMDIGTAKVTEQEMAGIVHHCIDILEPTDEYSVKDYQDAVRFQIDDITRRGKIPIIVGGTGLYIKAALYDYEFSETKDNHEIFREKYKDYDNEQLYQHLINIDEKSALELHPHNRQRVLRAIEIYEETGQKKSDIEALQQHVCLYDAYFVGLTIERELLYSRINQRVDAMKEQGLEKEVTDLYHRGLERSYQSMKAIGYKEWFDYFEGIIDKETVYENIKKHSRQYAKRQYTWFKNQFDVHWYNVQIDDFEKTVQNVLRDICV from the coding sequence ATGACTAGAGTCATAGTCGTAATTGGACCTACAAGTGTTGGTAAAACCAGAATGGGTGTAGAACTTGCAAAAGCCATGAATGGTGAAGTCATCAGTGGTGATTCTATGCAGATTTATAAGGGCATGGATATTGGGACTGCCAAAGTCACGGAACAGGAAATGGCAGGTATTGTTCATCACTGTATTGATATTTTAGAACCAACTGATGAATATAGTGTTAAAGATTATCAAGATGCTGTCCGTTTTCAAATTGATGATATAACAAGAAGAGGGAAAATACCAATTATTGTTGGAGGGACTGGCTTATATATTAAAGCGGCTCTTTATGATTATGAATTCAGTGAAACAAAAGATAATCACGAAATTTTCAGGGAAAAGTATAAAGATTATGATAATGAACAACTCTACCAGCATCTCATCAATATTGATGAAAAAAGTGCTTTAGAACTCCACCCACATAATCGCCAACGGGTTTTAAGAGCTATTGAAATTTATGAAGAGACTGGGCAAAAGAAAAGTGATATCGAAGCTTTACAACAGCATGTTTGTTTGTATGATGCTTATTTTGTGGGGTTGACAATTGAAAGAGAACTTCTCTATAGCAGAATTAATCAGCGTGTTGATGCTATGAAGGAGCAGGGATTGGAAAAAGAAGTGACAGATCTTTATCATCGAGGATTAGAAAGAAGTTATCAAAGCATGAAAGCTATTGGTTACAAAGAATGGTTTGATTATTTTGAAGGAATTATTGATAAAGAGACTGTTTATGAAAATATTAAGAAACATTCACGTCAATATGCGAAAAGGCAATATACTTGGTTTAAGAATCAGTTTGATGTTCATTGGTATAATGTTCAAATAGATGATTTTGAGAAGACTGTTCAGAATGTTCTTAGGGATATTTGTGTTTAA
- a CDS encoding helix-turn-helix domain-containing protein, protein MKLYENLSSLRKQKGYSQEEFAYLLGVSRQSVSKWESGASIPELEGLVEIANIFEISLDELVKGEKAVIQGAVISDEQLHRVLRKSMSYEYKSRINICGIPLVHIHFGRGRKVAKGIIALGNIAIGVISVGGLAVGIISLGGLALGLLTFAGLAVGILALGGVGVGYIALGGLAIGIYACGGFAIASHIAIGGGAIGHIAIGASASGDYCLQGSNFTNAEIFRFLKSIPESIPHWILQLFA, encoded by the coding sequence ATGAAACTATATGAAAATTTATCAAGTCTACGAAAACAGAAAGGATATTCACAAGAAGAATTTGCATATTTATTGGGTGTTTCAAGACAATCAGTAAGCAAATGGGAGTCTGGCGCTTCTATTCCTGAATTAGAGGGATTGGTTGAAATAGCAAATATTTTTGAAATCTCATTAGATGAACTTGTTAAAGGTGAAAAAGCAGTTATTCAAGGAGCAGTTATTTCGGATGAACAGTTACATCGTGTTCTTAGAAAATCAATGTCATACGAGTATAAAAGCCGTATAAATATTTGTGGTATACCACTCGTGCATATTCATTTTGGTCGTGGAAGAAAAGTGGCCAAAGGGATTATTGCTTTAGGAAATATAGCTATTGGTGTTATAAGTGTTGGGGGTCTTGCGGTTGGGATCATTAGCCTTGGTGGTTTAGCACTGGGCTTATTAACATTTGCAGGATTGGCTGTAGGAATTTTAGCATTGGGTGGTGTGGGTGTTGGTTACATTGCCCTTGGTGGATTGGCAATAGGTATTTATGCGTGTGGAGGATTTGCTATTGCTTCTCACATAGCGATTGGAGGAGGAGCTATTGGGCATATTGCAATAGGTGCAAGTGCATCTGGTGATTATTGTTTACAGGGTTCAAATTTCACTAACGCTGAGATTTTTAGATTTTTAAAATCTATTCCTGAATCTATTCCTCATTGGATCCTACAACTGTTTGCATAA
- a CDS encoding phage holin family protein, with protein sequence MKKGIMSLILELALGACVIMLMGYWFDGVYVKDFGVAFLVALVLALLNTFIKPILTIIALPITILSLGIFQLIINGFILTLATDILSPDFQITSFGLTIIASICISIIYSLLGIGKIND encoded by the coding sequence ATGAAAAAAGGAATTATGAGTTTGATTCTAGAACTTGCTTTAGGGGCTTGCGTTATTATGCTAATGGGATATTGGTTTGACGGTGTTTATGTCAAAGACTTTGGTGTGGCTTTTTTAGTGGCTCTTGTTTTGGCTTTGTTGAACACATTTATTAAGCCTATTTTAACAATTATAGCTTTACCAATTACTATTTTATCTTTAGGAATTTTTCAATTGATTATTAATGGATTTATATTAACATTAGCAACTGATATATTGTCCCCTGATTTTCAAATTACTTCATTTGGATTAACAATCATTGCATCGATTTGTATTTCCATTATATATAGTTTATTAGGAATAGGAAAAATCAATGACTAG